The Deltaproteobacteria bacterium genome has a window encoding:
- a CDS encoding ABC transporter ATP-binding protein yields MLIIDKISVYYGSMPALRDLSLEVGKGEIVSLIGANGAGKSTVLKAVSGVVSPRMGRVLFGGADITGKPPHRIARMGIAHVPEGRGVFANMTVSENLELGGYTRKSAQEVRKDMEQVYSLFPRLKERSRQVAGTLSGGEQQMLSIGRAMVARPALMLLDEPSMGLSPFLVGEIFDMIEEVNRKGVAILLVEQNASMALAIAGRAYVLEAGNIVLQGNAAELQNEPKVREAYLGG; encoded by the coding sequence ATTCTAATTATAGATAAAATAAGCGTATATTACGGAAGCATGCCGGCGTTGCGAGATCTTTCACTTGAAGTGGGCAAAGGGGAAATCGTTTCGCTGATCGGCGCGAACGGAGCGGGAAAATCCACCGTATTGAAGGCCGTCTCCGGAGTCGTTTCACCGCGCATGGGAAGGGTCCTGTTCGGAGGGGCGGACATAACCGGCAAGCCGCCGCACAGGATCGCCAGGATGGGCATAGCCCACGTTCCCGAAGGACGGGGCGTATTCGCCAACATGACGGTTTCGGAGAACCTGGAGCTGGGGGGATACACCAGGAAATCCGCGCAGGAAGTAAGGAAAGACATGGAGCAGGTCTATTCGCTGTTCCCGAGGCTGAAAGAACGATCCAGGCAGGTCGCGGGCACGCTTTCGGGCGGGGAGCAGCAGATGCTGTCGATCGGCCGCGCCATGGTCGCCAGGCCGGCGCTGATGCTGCTGGACGAGCCTTCGATGGGCCTTTCTCCCTTCCTGGTGGGGGAGATATTCGACATGATCGAAGAGGTGAACCGCAAAGGCGTCGCCATCCTGCTGGTGGAGCAGAACGCTTCCATGGCGCTGGCGATCGCCGGCAGGGCGTACGTGCTGGAGGCGGGGAATATCGTCTTGCAGGGGAATGCCGCCGAATTGCAGAATGAGCCTAAAGTCCGGGAGGCATACCTGGGGGGGTAG
- a CDS encoding branched-chain amino acid ABC transporter permease, with translation MTGAGRIASFARNAAAFAAAAAAGYLLEATGIVNPYWIQIFQLACIMSISALGLNLIYGFTGLFSLGHAAFYGIGAYTAACVMKSAGGESQAVFLVSLAAGTAGAAAVALLVGLPVLRLTSDYLGIATLGFGIIMKVLFDNADSFLPMAGGARGMTGIAKMTNAAWCVASLWIVAVAVRNLVRSGFGRALVSIREDEIAAESVGIDTFLYKLAGFVAGCGLAGMAGGLYAHLYTFLHPGNFDFFKSVDVLVIVVLGGLGNISGTLVASFGWIFLLEVLRVVLPSEFIEFRWVLIPVLLIVTMLLRPQGLFGFREFRFFRDGTEG, from the coding sequence TTGACCGGCGCCGGACGCATCGCATCCTTCGCACGGAATGCCGCTGCCTTTGCGGCCGCGGCGGCGGCGGGATACCTTCTGGAAGCGACCGGCATCGTCAATCCGTACTGGATCCAGATCTTCCAGCTTGCCTGCATCATGTCCATCTCGGCGTTGGGGTTGAACCTGATCTACGGGTTCACCGGCCTGTTTTCGCTGGGTCACGCCGCTTTCTACGGGATCGGCGCCTATACCGCGGCGTGCGTGATGAAATCCGCCGGCGGGGAATCGCAGGCGGTCTTCCTTGTTTCGCTGGCTGCCGGCACTGCAGGCGCGGCGGCGGTCGCTTTGCTTGTCGGCCTTCCCGTGCTGCGGCTGACGTCGGATTATCTGGGCATCGCCACTTTAGGATTCGGCATCATCATGAAAGTGCTGTTCGACAACGCCGACAGCTTCCTTCCGATGGCGGGCGGCGCGAGGGGAATGACGGGCATCGCGAAGATGACCAACGCCGCGTGGTGCGTCGCCTCCCTATGGATCGTCGCGGTCGCGGTGAGAAACCTCGTCCGCTCCGGTTTCGGCAGGGCGCTCGTTTCGATCCGGGAAGACGAAATCGCGGCGGAATCGGTCGGCATAGACACGTTCCTGTACAAGCTGGCGGGATTCGTCGCCGGCTGCGGCCTGGCGGGCATGGCGGGCGGCCTCTACGCGCACCTGTACACCTTCCTTCATCCCGGCAATTTCGATTTCTTCAAATCGGTCGACGTCCTGGTGATCGTCGTTCTCGGCGGCCTCGGAAACATCAGCGGCACGCTGGTCGCATCCTTCGGATGGATCTTCCTGCTGGAGGTATTGAGGGTCGTTCTCCCCTCCGAATTCATCGAATTCCGCTGGGTGCTGATCCCGGTCCTCCTGATCGTGACGATGCTTCTTCGCCCGCAGGGCCTGTTCGGATTCCGGGAGTTCCGGTTTTTCCGGGACGGAACGGAGGGATGA
- a CDS encoding branched-chain amino acid ABC transporter permease, with product MEYFLQQFLNGLQTGFVYALIALGYTMVYGIVRLINFAHGDVFMVGAFLGLYAIEKFGLPLPAVFLLAVFGCALVAVAMERVAYRPLREAPRIASLITAIGMSLFLEYFTSLRQVFGPNYYSFPRPFPVTSWEAGGVSLTNIQVIIFAVTLCCLAILQFVVFRTRMGKAMRAVSYDHVTAGLMGVNVNMVISFTFGLGAALAGVGGVLYGIAYPQINTFMGVMPGLKAFTAAVLGGIGSIPGAVLGALIMGQSETLTAAYLSSTYRDGIAFVILIAVLLLRPTGILGVRRTEKV from the coding sequence GTGGAATACTTTCTTCAACAGTTTCTTAACGGTCTTCAGACAGGATTCGTTTATGCGCTGATCGCCCTCGGATACACCATGGTGTACGGCATCGTCAGGCTGATCAATTTCGCCCACGGCGATGTCTTCATGGTGGGCGCGTTCCTCGGCCTGTACGCGATCGAAAAATTCGGCCTGCCCCTTCCCGCCGTCTTCCTCCTTGCCGTATTCGGGTGCGCCCTCGTGGCGGTCGCGATGGAGCGGGTCGCCTACCGGCCCCTGCGTGAAGCGCCAAGGATCGCGTCCCTTATCACCGCCATCGGCATGTCGCTGTTCCTGGAATACTTCACGTCGCTGCGGCAGGTCTTCGGCCCGAATTACTACTCTTTCCCGAGGCCGTTTCCCGTCACCTCATGGGAAGCGGGCGGGGTATCACTGACCAACATCCAGGTTATTATCTTCGCGGTGACGCTCTGTTGCCTTGCGATCCTCCAGTTCGTCGTATTCCGGACCCGCATGGGGAAGGCGATGCGGGCGGTCTCTTACGACCATGTGACGGCGGGGTTGATGGGTGTGAACGTCAACATGGTGATTTCGTTCACGTTCGGGCTCGGGGCCGCACTGGCGGGGGTGGGAGGCGTTCTGTACGGCATCGCATATCCGCAGATCAATACCTTCATGGGAGTCATGCCGGGCCTCAAGGCTTTCACCGCGGCCGTGCTCGGCGGCATCGGAAGCATTCCGGGGGCGGTGCTGGGGGCACTCATCATGGGGCAATCGGAAACCCTTACCGCCGCGTACCTGTCTTCCACTTACCGTGACGGAATCGCCTTCGTGATCCTGATCGCCGTCCTGTTGTTGCGCCCCACGGGGATCCTCGGCGTCCGGCGGACGGAAAAGGTTTGA
- a CDS encoding WYL domain-containing protein: MERILWFDEQLRAGRNPRSADLAARFDVSLRTAQRDIEAMRDRLQAPLKHLHGGKGYAYGDKSFDLPSAFFRKEELVALLYARRLFREIRPPLKAEAESISARLDEMFRSPLLEKLEDAVSFDIGQRADIPERIFFDMLRAILRKLAVRIHFHPYEDGEASGRGFEAEPLGLHFAHGNWVLLAHAGKKKGVCAYPLARMRRVEVTGRHFVHSAMAAAADAAARRGTAIFRGGMARGVRIRFSPGRADRISAQRWHPEQRVQFGLDGSAVLEIPEARVLWVLGLVLQERGEAAVIAPAELRDAVQSEIDRLSAAYPDRKR, translated from the coding sequence ATGGAGCGGATCCTTTGGTTCGACGAGCAGCTCCGTGCGGGGCGCAATCCCCGGTCCGCGGATCTGGCGGCGCGCTTCGATGTTTCCCTCCGGACCGCCCAGCGGGATATCGAGGCGATGCGAGACCGCCTGCAGGCTCCGTTGAAGCATCTTCACGGCGGAAAAGGCTACGCTTACGGCGACAAGTCGTTCGACCTTCCGTCCGCCTTCTTCCGCAAGGAGGAACTCGTCGCCCTGCTTTACGCGAGGCGGTTGTTCCGGGAAATCCGTCCCCCGCTGAAGGCGGAGGCCGAATCCATTTCCGCGCGGCTCGACGAGATGTTCCGTTCACCGCTCCTCGAAAAACTGGAAGACGCGGTTTCGTTCGATATCGGGCAGAGGGCCGATATTCCCGAAAGGATATTCTTCGACATGCTTCGCGCGATTCTCCGTAAGCTGGCGGTGCGCATCCACTTCCATCCTTACGAAGACGGAGAGGCCTCCGGGCGCGGTTTCGAAGCCGAGCCGCTGGGGCTTCATTTCGCGCACGGAAACTGGGTTCTTCTCGCGCATGCCGGGAAAAAGAAGGGTGTCTGCGCTTATCCCCTTGCGCGCATGCGGAGGGTCGAGGTCACGGGCCGGCATTTCGTTCATTCGGCGATGGCGGCCGCTGCGGATGCCGCCGCCCGCAGGGGGACGGCGATTTTCCGCGGTGGAATGGCGCGCGGCGTGCGGATCCGGTTTTCCCCCGGAAGGGCCGATCGGATTTCAGCGCAGCGATGGCATCCCGAACAGCGGGTCCAGTTCGGGCTGGACGGCTCGGCGGTCCTCGAGATTCCCGAAGCGCGGGTCCTGTGGGTCCTCGGCCTCGTCCTCCAGGAGCGCGGGGAAGCGGCCGTCATCGCCCCCGCGGAGCTGCGCGACGCCGTGCAATCCGAAATCGACCGCCTGTCGGCCGCGTACCCCGACAGGAAGCGTTAG
- a CDS encoding ABC transporter ATP-binding protein produces the protein MMLEVKGITKHFGGIMALSGVDLRLREGELAGLIGPNGSGKTTVFNVVTGIYRPDEGTVAVSGKTISGFAPHRILAMGIARTFQNIRLFRNLTVMDNVRTALHPGAPYGLYSALFRAGRYDEGERELREKAMDLLSMFSLQVRKDDLAGSLPYGDQRRLEIARALATRPKVLLLDEPAAGMNPSEVRALMEFLTGIRKRFGLSILLIEHQMRLAMGICERLIVLDFGTVIAEGTPEEIRNDRRVIEAYLGRGFKRDPELNG, from the coding sequence ATGATGCTCGAGGTCAAGGGCATCACGAAACATTTCGGCGGCATAATGGCGTTGTCGGGCGTGGACCTGCGCCTGCGCGAGGGAGAACTTGCAGGGCTGATCGGGCCGAACGGTTCCGGTAAGACCACGGTGTTCAACGTAGTGACCGGTATCTACCGGCCGGACGAAGGCACGGTTGCGGTTTCCGGGAAGACGATATCCGGGTTTGCCCCCCACCGCATCCTGGCGATGGGGATCGCACGCACATTCCAGAACATCCGCCTCTTCCGGAACCTCACGGTCATGGACAATGTGCGCACGGCTCTCCATCCCGGCGCGCCGTACGGCCTGTATTCGGCACTGTTCCGCGCGGGGAGATACGACGAGGGAGAAAGGGAGCTGCGGGAAAAGGCCATGGACCTGCTGTCCATGTTTTCGCTCCAGGTACGGAAGGACGACCTCGCCGGCAGCCTTCCTTACGGGGATCAGCGCAGGCTTGAAATCGCAAGGGCGCTCGCCACCCGGCCGAAAGTGCTTCTTCTCGACGAACCCGCCGCGGGCATGAATCCGTCGGAAGTAAGGGCGTTGATGGAATTTCTCACGGGAATCAGGAAGCGTTTCGGCCTGTCGATCCTGCTGATCGAGCACCAGATGAGGCTCGCGATGGGGATATGCGAACGGCTGATCGTGCTTGATTTCGGTACGGTGATCGCCGAAGGGACGCCCGAAGAAATACGGAACGACCGCCGGGTTATCGAAGCGTATCTCGGCCGGGGTTTCAAACGCGACCCGGAACTTAATGGATAA